A region of the Perca flavescens isolate YP-PL-M2 chromosome 15, PFLA_1.0, whole genome shotgun sequence genome:
TTATGGTGAGttgaattattaaattaatttaaatttgtcCTCCCCAATTCCCTGCATGATTGTACGTTGTTATAATGCATGAAGGTGTTTGTAGAGAGCTTTTAGCAAAACTGATGTGAACAGTGTCCAGACTGTAATGGATCTTGTGGTAAATAATCAACCAGTAAGAAACTCCTGCTCTTGAAGTCCATTTTTCACACCCAGAGCTCAAGTTATTTGCTGCTGATAGCCCTGAGTGACCTAGGCTGCTTGCTCAAACATGAAGGATTCAGCTCAACAAACTCCTGCCCATTGTAATACAACTGTTATCCTAACATGCATATTTCCCATCTCATCTCTGTCTTCCTACAGAAGACTAAAAGGCTGCACTGGTCATAATGAGCACTGAGAGGGGCGAGCTGGTCATCATTGATACCTGCTACACTACAGTCCACACACTGGGCAGGAAAAATGAGGCAAGCCGGCTGCGCTACATGCAGAAAGATGGCAGCTTCCCTGTGGTTTTCCAGAAGGCCCCTGGACAATGGAGCCTGTACCTGATAGACATCTTCACCACTCTTGTGGAGATCCGCTGGAGGGTGATGCTCCTTATCTTTTCCCTCTCTTACATTCTCTCTTGGCTCTTTTTTGGTCTCTGTTATTGGCTCATTGCGTATGTACATGGGGACGTTGACGatgcacaacacacaacatgcGTAGACAATGTGCGCGGCTTTACTGGAGCCTTTATGTTTTCAATGGAGACCCAGGCGACTATTGGCTACGGCTTCAGGGGGATGACTGAGAACTGTATCGTGGCCATTATTTTGGTGACGGTTCAAGATGTATTTAGCTGCCTCCTTGACACCATCATCATTGGTATTGTTGTTGCTAAAATGGCATCTGCTCGTAAGAGATCTCAGACGGTTGGTTTTAGCAGCTGTGCAGTGGTCAACCTGCGAGATGGGGTTCTGTGTCTGTCTTGGCGACTTGGGGACTTCAGGGGCAATCACATCCTGGAGGGTGTTGCCAGGGCCATGTTAGTCCGCTATGTGAAACAGCCACTTGGGTCTATTGTGATATCATACCAGGACCTGCACATCCAGAATCGAGACATTGTGCTCGCCACACCAGTCACCATTATCCACAAGCTGGAACCTAGCAGTCCCCTCTACCTCCTCGGCCCTGACGACCTGCTGGGGGACGACTTTGAGCTGGTGGTGTCTTTCACCTATACCGGTGACTCTACAGGAATGCTCCACCAGACTCGAACCTCCTACACACCAGCAGACATCCGCTGGGGCCAGCGCTTCCAGGACATGCTGAAAATGGACAAGAGGCACTACAAGGTGGACTATGCTCTGTTCAACGTGACCACGTGGGTGCCGGTGCCCCTGCTCAGTGCAGAGCAGTTGCACAGGAGGGGTAGCCCTGTAGAGGGCAGTCAGTCCCGCAGTGCTCTCTTTGCTTCAAATAAGAGAAACGGACACACTTGCAAAGTGAATTCTGACAACA
Encoded here:
- the LOC114569434 gene encoding inward rectifier potassium channel 16, whose translation is MSTERGELVIIDTCYTTVHTLGRKNEASRLRYMQKDGSFPVVFQKAPGQWSLYLIDIFTTLVEIRWRVMLLIFSLSYILSWLFFGLCYWLIAYVHGDVDDAQHTTCVDNVRGFTGAFMFSMETQATIGYGFRGMTENCIVAIILVTVQDVFSCLLDTIIIGIVVAKMASARKRSQTVGFSSCAVVNLRDGVLCLSWRLGDFRGNHILEGVARAMLVRYVKQPLGSIVISYQDLHIQNRDIVLATPVTIIHKLEPSSPLYLLGPDDLLGDDFELVVSFTYTGDSTGMLHQTRTSYTPADIRWGQRFQDMLKMDKRHYKVDYALFNVTTWVPVPLLSAEQLHRRGSPVEGSQSRSALFASNKRNGHTCKVNSDNTEEVMQQTCL